In Solanum lycopersicum chromosome 5, SLM_r2.1, the following are encoded in one genomic region:
- the LOC101251780 gene encoding putative late blight resistance protein homolog R1B-16 isoform X4: MRMERGKENEGQTKGEDNKSLVSSAVLCKDIADLQDFVERLKNEQDQVEELKFLLACLQLCYYISDAEMSCISYEVHDLVQSLLHQSSGDDMMVKLTDHVVPRLLEDITSFKISDHHHSASMNEDQLDELLDVLLVNLYNLPKVRVELISPSMTQYELLQNVFGNLRDFHALKVNGCVEYETIEYVLPQFQLTAERVGHFCFVLLSYHLDKTDEVNSMLVHLLLKIIPVSLDVMHICCTNLKGSNSEEVGFFIKQLLEASPDILRESLIHLQEHMLINAVTPSASTYNIHVMIEFLLIILTDGLKAVIRHDKLFVLLAHVIQLTKEVFVFFRNLEENMNEESGSNLNLLENIELLKVDLKNDFLKARADLSPLPFPMSDGPLFMNLLLTDLKDLAYSNAYSVSLINEEIKQVKQDLEIIRSLFGYAEQELIKDLWTRVLDLAHEAQHAINSILARDQGLLQLIFILPDTIEKIKLVKREVQEKIPKSSGVIVANAPNKPVERNSSSTIGKIIVGFEEETEWIIRKLTSGSAEIDVISIVGMPGLGKTTLAYRVYNHKSIVDHFDVCAWCTVDQEHNEKKLLQKIFNQVIGLKERFNEDHDIDDDVADKLRKRLCGQRYLIVLDDMWDTATLDELMRPFPEFHKGSRVILTSRKKEIALHGKCHSDPLYLRLLRSEESWELLEKRVFGEEGCPDELKDVGKKIARRCGGLPLLVDLIGGVISRKEKKEALWAEVLNDLSSSIFKDEEEVVKVIQLSYDHLSDHVKPCFVYLASFPKDEDISMSELKDLWISQGLEMKSAEEVVDELISSSLVIPFDDSIFKIHDLVHDFCDIKCRKEKLLHFIRGSKAPSSSDLMTRGIIVHYNHYVYPSDEYFTMFDPEQKIPSVKHLLSLKGFSMTSFCLSYKSHLKHFRLLKSLDLCGVTLPESLLNEIGMLVHLKYLKIWMKAKVLPPSFSNLCNLETLMVNADLSCMRLSPWFWSLAKLRVVEMTWGAVFDPVITVLDEDLRIHSLNIHAASL, from the exons A TGAGAATggaaagaggaaaagaaaatgaaggacAAACAAAAGGGGAAGATAACAAATCATTG GTATCATCTGCTGTACTTTGCAAGGACATTGCCGATCTTCAGGATTTCGTAGAGAGGTTAAAGAATGAACAAGATCAAGTTGAAGAGCTGAAATTTTTGTTGGCATGTTTACAGCTATGTTATTACATTTCCGATGCTGAAATGTCCTGCATATCATATGAGGTTCATGATCTGGTTCAATCACTTCTTCATCAGAGTAGTGGAGATGACATGATGGTCAAATTAACAGATCATGTCGTTCCTCGCCTCCTTGAAGATATCACAAGTTTTAAAATCTCAGATCATCATCATTCTGCTTCCATGAATGAGGATCAGTTGGATGAACTTTTGGACGTGCTCCTCGTGAATCTCTATAACCTACCCAAGGTTCGTGTTGAGTTGATTTCCCCGTCAATGACTCAATATGAGCTTCTTCAGAATGTGTTTGGCAATTTAAGAGATTTCCATGCGCTGAAAGTAAATGGTTGTGTTGAGTATGAGACAATCGAATATGTCTTACCGCAGTTTCAACTTACTGCGGAGAGAGTTGGACACTTCTGTTTTGTTCTTTTGTCTTATCATCTTGATAAAACAGATGAAGTCAATTCCATGCTGGTCCATCTACTTTTGAAGATAATTCCGGTTTCACTGGATGTTATGCACATATGTTGTACAAATTTGAAAGGTTCAAACTCAGAAGAAGTTGGATTTTTCATCAAGCAGCTCCTAGAAGCCTCTCCGGACATTCTTAGAGAATCTCTGATTCATCTACAAGAGCACATGCTTATTAATGCTGTTACTCCTAGTGCTTCAACATATAACATTCATGTCATGATAGAGTTCCTATTGATTATTCTTACTGATGGGCTCAAGGCCGTTATTCGTCATGACAAATTGTTTGTTCTCTTGGCACATGTTATACAACTTACCAAGGAggtatttgttttttttcgtAACTTGGAAGAGAACATGAATGAAGAAAGTGGTTCAAATCTAAACTTGCTGGAAAACATTGAACTCCTGAAGGTTGATCTCAAGAATGATTTCTTAAAAGCTCGTGCAGACTTGTCTCCGCTCCCCTTCCCCATGAGTGATGGACCGCTCTTCATGAATCTTCTGCTCACAGACTTAAAAGACTTGGCCTATTCCAATGCGTATTCAGTTTCTTTGATAAACGAAGAAATTAAGCAGGTGAAACAAGACCTCGAAATCATAAGATCGTTGTTCGGTTATGCTGAGCAAGAGTTGATTAAAGATCTTTGGACTCGTGTTCTAGATTTGGCACATGAGGCGCAACATGCCATTAACTCAATTCTTGCCCGAGATCAAGGTCTATTGCAGCTTATTTTCATACTTCCTGATACCATAGAAAAAATCAAGCTTGTCAAAAGAGAGGTACAAGAGAAAATCCCCAAGAGCAGCGGTGTTATTGTTGCAAACGCTCCCAACAAGCCGGTTGAAAGAAACTCATCGAGTACAATTGGTAAAATAATTGTAGGTTTTGAGGAGGAGACAGAGTGGATAATTAGAAAGCTCACCAGCGGATCAGCTGAGATAGATGTCATTTCCATAGTCGGCATGCCTGGGCTTGGAAAAACTACTTTGGCTTACAGAGTGTATAATCATAAGTCCATTGTTGATCATTTCGATGTTTGTGCTTGGTGCACAGTCGACCAGGAACATAATGAGAAAAAGTTGTTGCAGAAAATTTTCAATCAAGTTATTGGTTTGAAAGAAAGATTCAATGAGGATCATGACATAGATGATGACGTTGCTGATAAGCTGCGGAAACGACTATGTGGACAGCGGTACCTTATTGTCTTGGATGACATGTGGGATACTGCAACATTAGATGAGCTAATGAGACCTTTTCCTGAATTTCATAAAGGAAGCAGAGTGATTTTAACAAGTCGGAAAAAGGAAATTGCTCTGCATGGAAAATGCCACAGTGATCCTCTTTATCTTCGATTGCTAAGATCAGAAGAAAGTTGGGAGTTATTAGAGAAAAGGGTATTCGGAGAAGAAGGTTGCCCTGATGAACTAAAGGATGTTGGAAAAAAGATAGCTCGAAGGTGTGGTGGGCTTCCTTTATTAGTTGATCTAATCGGTGGAGTCATTTCAAGGAAGGAAAAGAAAGAGGCTTTGTGGGCTGAAGTTCTGAATGATTTGAGTTCCTCTATTTTTAAGGATGAAGAGGAAGTTGTGAAGGTTATACAAttaagttatgaccatttgtcAGATCACGTAAAGCCGTGTTTTGTTTATCTTGCAAGTTTTCCAAAGGACGAAGATATAAGTATGTCTGAGTTGAAAGATTTGTGGATTTCTCAAGGACTTGAGATGAAAAGTGCAGAAGAAGTAGTGGATGAGTTAATTTCGAGTAGTTTGGTAATACCTTTCGATGAttctattttcaaaattcatgatcttgTGCATGACTTTTGTGATATAAAATGTAGAAAGGAAAAGTTGCTTCACTTCATAAGAGGTTCAAAAGCTCCGTCTTCTTCGGATCTTATGACACGTGGAATTATCGTTCATTATAATCATTATGTATATCCTTCGGATGAGTATTTCACGATGTTTGATCCAGAACAGAAGATCCCCTCTGTTAAACACCTCCTCTCTCTGAAGGGCTTTAGCATGACCAGTTTTTGTCTTTCCTACAAGAGTCACCTAAAACACTTTAGGCTTCTCAAAAGTTTGGATTTGTGCGGCGTAACATTGCCAGAATCTTTGCTGAATGAAATCGGTATGCTCGttcatttgaagtacttaaaaATTTGGATGAAGGCAAAAGTTCTCCCTCCGTCATTTTCAAACCTCTGCAATCTAGAAACTCTGATGGTAAATGCGGATCTGTCATGCATGAGGCTATCACCTTGGTTTTGGAGTCTCGCAAAGCTGCGAGTTGTGGAGATGACTTGGGGTGCTGTGTTTGATCCGGTCATCACTGTGTTAGATGAGGATTTAAG AATTCATTCCCTGAATATACACGCGGCTTCCCTTTGA
- the LOC101251780 gene encoding putative late blight resistance protein homolog R1B-16 isoform X3, producing the protein MRMERGKENEGQTKGEDNKSLQVSSAVLCKDIADLQDFVERLKNEQDQVEELKFLLACLQLCYYISDAEMSCISYEVHDLVQSLLHQSSGDDMMVKLTDHVVPRLLEDITSFKISDHHHSASMNEDQLDELLDVLLVNLYNLPKVRVELISPSMTQYELLQNVFGNLRDFHALKVNGCVEYETIEYVLPQFQLTAERVGHFCFVLLSYHLDKTDEVNSMLVHLLLKIIPVSLDVMHICCTNLKGSNSEEVGFFIKQLLEASPDILRESLIHLQEHMLINAVTPSASTYNIHVMIEFLLIILTDGLKAVIRHDKLFVLLAHVIQLTKEVFVFFRNLEENMNEESGSNLNLLENIELLKVDLKNDFLKARADLSPLPFPMSDGPLFMNLLLTDLKDLAYSNAYSVSLINEEIKQVKQDLEIIRSLFGYAEQELIKDLWTRVLDLAHEAQHAINSILARDQGLLQLIFILPDTIEKIKLVKREVQEKIPKSSGVIVANAPNKPVERNSSSTIGKIIVGFEEETEWIIRKLTSGSAEIDVISIVGMPGLGKTTLAYRVYNHKSIVDHFDVCAWCTVDQEHNEKKLLQKIFNQVIGLKERFNEDHDIDDDVADKLRKRLCGQRYLIVLDDMWDTATLDELMRPFPEFHKGSRVILTSRKKEIALHGKCHSDPLYLRLLRSEESWELLEKRVFGEEGCPDELKDVGKKIARRCGGLPLLVDLIGGVISRKEKKEALWAEVLNDLSSSIFKDEEEVVKVIQLSYDHLSDHVKPCFVYLASFPKDEDISMSELKDLWISQGLEMKSAEEVVDELISSSLVIPFDDSIFKIHDLVHDFCDIKCRKEKLLHFIRGSKAPSSSDLMTRGIIVHYNHYVYPSDEYFTMFDPEQKIPSVKHLLSLKGFSMTSFCLSYKSHLKHFRLLKSLDLCGVTLPESLLNEIGMLVHLKYLKIWMKAKVLPPSFSNLCNLETLMVNADLSCMRLSPWFWSLAKLRVVEMTWGAVFDPVITVLDEDLRIHSLNIHAASL; encoded by the exons A TGAGAATggaaagaggaaaagaaaatgaaggacAAACAAAAGGGGAAGATAACAAATCATTG CAGGTATCATCTGCTGTACTTTGCAAGGACATTGCCGATCTTCAGGATTTCGTAGAGAGGTTAAAGAATGAACAAGATCAAGTTGAAGAGCTGAAATTTTTGTTGGCATGTTTACAGCTATGTTATTACATTTCCGATGCTGAAATGTCCTGCATATCATATGAGGTTCATGATCTGGTTCAATCACTTCTTCATCAGAGTAGTGGAGATGACATGATGGTCAAATTAACAGATCATGTCGTTCCTCGCCTCCTTGAAGATATCACAAGTTTTAAAATCTCAGATCATCATCATTCTGCTTCCATGAATGAGGATCAGTTGGATGAACTTTTGGACGTGCTCCTCGTGAATCTCTATAACCTACCCAAGGTTCGTGTTGAGTTGATTTCCCCGTCAATGACTCAATATGAGCTTCTTCAGAATGTGTTTGGCAATTTAAGAGATTTCCATGCGCTGAAAGTAAATGGTTGTGTTGAGTATGAGACAATCGAATATGTCTTACCGCAGTTTCAACTTACTGCGGAGAGAGTTGGACACTTCTGTTTTGTTCTTTTGTCTTATCATCTTGATAAAACAGATGAAGTCAATTCCATGCTGGTCCATCTACTTTTGAAGATAATTCCGGTTTCACTGGATGTTATGCACATATGTTGTACAAATTTGAAAGGTTCAAACTCAGAAGAAGTTGGATTTTTCATCAAGCAGCTCCTAGAAGCCTCTCCGGACATTCTTAGAGAATCTCTGATTCATCTACAAGAGCACATGCTTATTAATGCTGTTACTCCTAGTGCTTCAACATATAACATTCATGTCATGATAGAGTTCCTATTGATTATTCTTACTGATGGGCTCAAGGCCGTTATTCGTCATGACAAATTGTTTGTTCTCTTGGCACATGTTATACAACTTACCAAGGAggtatttgttttttttcgtAACTTGGAAGAGAACATGAATGAAGAAAGTGGTTCAAATCTAAACTTGCTGGAAAACATTGAACTCCTGAAGGTTGATCTCAAGAATGATTTCTTAAAAGCTCGTGCAGACTTGTCTCCGCTCCCCTTCCCCATGAGTGATGGACCGCTCTTCATGAATCTTCTGCTCACAGACTTAAAAGACTTGGCCTATTCCAATGCGTATTCAGTTTCTTTGATAAACGAAGAAATTAAGCAGGTGAAACAAGACCTCGAAATCATAAGATCGTTGTTCGGTTATGCTGAGCAAGAGTTGATTAAAGATCTTTGGACTCGTGTTCTAGATTTGGCACATGAGGCGCAACATGCCATTAACTCAATTCTTGCCCGAGATCAAGGTCTATTGCAGCTTATTTTCATACTTCCTGATACCATAGAAAAAATCAAGCTTGTCAAAAGAGAGGTACAAGAGAAAATCCCCAAGAGCAGCGGTGTTATTGTTGCAAACGCTCCCAACAAGCCGGTTGAAAGAAACTCATCGAGTACAATTGGTAAAATAATTGTAGGTTTTGAGGAGGAGACAGAGTGGATAATTAGAAAGCTCACCAGCGGATCAGCTGAGATAGATGTCATTTCCATAGTCGGCATGCCTGGGCTTGGAAAAACTACTTTGGCTTACAGAGTGTATAATCATAAGTCCATTGTTGATCATTTCGATGTTTGTGCTTGGTGCACAGTCGACCAGGAACATAATGAGAAAAAGTTGTTGCAGAAAATTTTCAATCAAGTTATTGGTTTGAAAGAAAGATTCAATGAGGATCATGACATAGATGATGACGTTGCTGATAAGCTGCGGAAACGACTATGTGGACAGCGGTACCTTATTGTCTTGGATGACATGTGGGATACTGCAACATTAGATGAGCTAATGAGACCTTTTCCTGAATTTCATAAAGGAAGCAGAGTGATTTTAACAAGTCGGAAAAAGGAAATTGCTCTGCATGGAAAATGCCACAGTGATCCTCTTTATCTTCGATTGCTAAGATCAGAAGAAAGTTGGGAGTTATTAGAGAAAAGGGTATTCGGAGAAGAAGGTTGCCCTGATGAACTAAAGGATGTTGGAAAAAAGATAGCTCGAAGGTGTGGTGGGCTTCCTTTATTAGTTGATCTAATCGGTGGAGTCATTTCAAGGAAGGAAAAGAAAGAGGCTTTGTGGGCTGAAGTTCTGAATGATTTGAGTTCCTCTATTTTTAAGGATGAAGAGGAAGTTGTGAAGGTTATACAAttaagttatgaccatttgtcAGATCACGTAAAGCCGTGTTTTGTTTATCTTGCAAGTTTTCCAAAGGACGAAGATATAAGTATGTCTGAGTTGAAAGATTTGTGGATTTCTCAAGGACTTGAGATGAAAAGTGCAGAAGAAGTAGTGGATGAGTTAATTTCGAGTAGTTTGGTAATACCTTTCGATGAttctattttcaaaattcatgatcttgTGCATGACTTTTGTGATATAAAATGTAGAAAGGAAAAGTTGCTTCACTTCATAAGAGGTTCAAAAGCTCCGTCTTCTTCGGATCTTATGACACGTGGAATTATCGTTCATTATAATCATTATGTATATCCTTCGGATGAGTATTTCACGATGTTTGATCCAGAACAGAAGATCCCCTCTGTTAAACACCTCCTCTCTCTGAAGGGCTTTAGCATGACCAGTTTTTGTCTTTCCTACAAGAGTCACCTAAAACACTTTAGGCTTCTCAAAAGTTTGGATTTGTGCGGCGTAACATTGCCAGAATCTTTGCTGAATGAAATCGGTATGCTCGttcatttgaagtacttaaaaATTTGGATGAAGGCAAAAGTTCTCCCTCCGTCATTTTCAAACCTCTGCAATCTAGAAACTCTGATGGTAAATGCGGATCTGTCATGCATGAGGCTATCACCTTGGTTTTGGAGTCTCGCAAAGCTGCGAGTTGTGGAGATGACTTGGGGTGCTGTGTTTGATCCGGTCATCACTGTGTTAGATGAGGATTTAAG AATTCATTCCCTGAATATACACGCGGCTTCCCTTTGA